Proteins from a single region of bacterium:
- a CDS encoding helix-turn-helix domain-containing protein, with translation MTFGQYIRHLRKAKGLSLDEISNKLAITKGYLSFIERGIKRPPKDEIVRGLAEVLGEDATQLLYLAHQEKVPQEIHNITGKIEELHQLTEELKSLVVEPEKMFLIHGKRLKNKKKPDKFNESFNDILFLQKDTNQEKESRIPQEEPYFLRNLRFIANYHRPIAIEIENKLREIERTIEFLAKRLPAYPQSIQAIIDELIDLTPRDLAYILSVIRAYKTEVLNKNKCRIVEKDINS, from the coding sequence ATGACATTTGGGCAGTATATTCGACATTTGCGAAAAGCCAAAGGATTATCGCTAGATGAAATCAGTAATAAACTAGCGATAACGAAGGGGTATCTCAGTTTCATCGAACGAGGGATAAAACGTCCGCCGAAAGATGAAATCGTTCGCGGATTAGCGGAGGTGCTTGGTGAAGATGCAACCCAGTTATTATATCTAGCGCATCAGGAGAAAGTTCCCCAAGAAATACATAATATAACCGGAAAAATTGAAGAACTCCATCAGTTAACCGAAGAGCTGAAATCTTTGGTGGTGGAACCTGAAAAAATGTTTTTAATACACGGTAAAAGGTTAAAGAATAAAAAAAAGCCGGATAAGTTTAATGAAAGTTTTAATGATATTCTATTTCTCCAAAAGGATACCAACCAAGAAAAGGAGTCGAGGATTCCCCAAGAAGAACCATATTTTCTTCGTAACCTTAGATTTATTGCTAACTATCATCGTCCCATTGCAATAGAAATAGAAAATAAACTCCGGGAGATTGAGCGAACAATCGAATTTTTAGCGAAACGATTGCCAGCGTATCCCCAGAGTATTCAAGCGATTATCGATGAATTGATAGATCTAACGCCGAGAGACCTAGCCTATATATTAAGCGTCATTCGAGCGTATAAGACGGAAGTCCTGAATAAAAATAAATGCCGAATTGTAGAAAAAGACATAAACTCGTAA
- the hypE gene encoding hydrogenase expression/formation protein HypE: MNNEKIQLAHGSGGKLSQKLIKDLILKYFGNPILDKLDDSGIIRIQKPEVNGQIAYTTDSYVVSPLFFPGGNIGKLAVCGTINDLAMVGAVPQYLTVAFIIEEGFSLSDFEKILNSMRTTARSANVLIVAGDTKVVNRGNADKIYISSSGIGLVKEGINISGSNAQVGDKVLISGTVGDHGMAILAQREDLALQTTLKSDCAPLNSLVQEMLKVTKDIHCLRDPTRGGLASTLNEIAQASNVGIKIDEPAVPVRKEVRSICDLLGFDPLYVANEGKLVAVVKHSVAEKVLAVMKKHKFGKNAAIIGEVISSPKKTVLLKTSVGGTRILDMLSGEQLPRIC, encoded by the coding sequence ATGAATAATGAAAAAATCCAACTCGCGCATGGAAGTGGCGGGAAGTTATCCCAGAAACTGATTAAAGACCTAATTCTGAAATATTTTGGGAATCCGATTCTAGATAAACTGGACGATAGCGGAATTATCAGGATTCAGAAGCCAGAAGTTAATGGTCAGATAGCGTATACAACCGATTCCTATGTAGTAAGTCCGCTGTTTTTCCCCGGTGGAAATATTGGGAAACTAGCGGTCTGCGGGACAATAAACGATTTGGCGATGGTTGGAGCGGTTCCCCAATATCTAACCGTAGCATTCATTATTGAAGAAGGATTTTCGCTATCTGATTTCGAAAAGATACTTAACTCTATGCGAACGACAGCGCGCTCCGCCAACGTTCTGATTGTTGCCGGAGATACGAAAGTAGTCAATCGCGGGAATGCGGATAAAATATACATTTCGTCTTCCGGAATTGGTTTGGTTAAAGAAGGGATTAATATCAGTGGTTCAAATGCCCAAGTCGGAGATAAAGTTCTTATCAGCGGAACCGTTGGCGACCACGGTATGGCTATCCTCGCGCAACGGGAAGACCTCGCATTGCAGACTACCTTGAAAAGCGATTGCGCACCGCTTAATTCTCTAGTTCAAGAAATGCTTAAGGTGACTAAAGATATCCATTGTCTGCGCGACCCAACCCGTGGTGGACTCGCGTCAACGTTAAATGAAATCGCCCAAGCTTCCAATGTCGGAATTAAGATAGACGAACCAGCGGTTCCGGTTCGGAAAGAAGTAAGAAGTATCTGTGATTTGCTTGGGTTTGACCCGCTCTATGTAGCAAATGAAGGGAAACTAGTTGCGGTTGTTAAACATTCAGTTGCGGAGAAAGTTCTAGCAGTGATGAAAAAGCATAAGTTCGGGAAAAATGCGGCGATAATCGGCGAAGTTATCTCTAGTCCGAAAAAAACCGTTCTATTAAAAACTTCGGTTGGTGGAACCCGCATCCTTGATATGCTCTCCGGTGAGCAACTTCCTAGAATCTGCTGA
- a CDS encoding zinc-dependent alcohol dehydrogenase family protein: MMRAAVYTKRFTIELQEMPIPKPEQDEIVLKVLGCGVCGTDQHIYAGEVPLARPPVVLGHEYVGEIVELGKEVTGFNLGDWICVDPLSPCGYCPNCQDGSYNHCSNIIINGYHITGGFAQYSKINRKQAYPISKELGVKAGIIAEPLACVLHGYDLLHLRAGSNILLLGAGPIGLLWTQLLNHSPVKQIVQVELIESRGQFAKKYGADIVFNPSDKKIWHEIKQEFPQGFEYVVDVTGNPEAVAEGLKLVKRCGTLMIFGVCPEEARVTFSPYEMFANEITILGAKMPPYTMSRAIALLESGKIDYNGIVSHIMPLNELAHAFDMFVNQKEKILKMAIDPYL, from the coding sequence ATGATGCGCGCGGCAGTATATACTAAAAGGTTCACGATTGAATTACAGGAAATGCCGATACCGAAACCGGAACAAGATGAAATCGTTCTGAAAGTTCTCGGATGTGGTGTTTGCGGCACTGACCAACATATTTATGCTGGCGAGGTGCCGTTAGCGCGCCCGCCAGTTGTGCTCGGACATGAGTATGTTGGTGAAATAGTTGAACTTGGGAAAGAAGTTACCGGATTCAATCTCGGCGATTGGATTTGTGTTGACCCGTTATCTCCCTGCGGATATTGTCCGAACTGTCAGGACGGAAGTTATAACCATTGTTCGAATATTATCATCAACGGATATCATATCACCGGCGGGTTTGCGCAGTATTCAAAAATCAATCGCAAGCAGGCATATCCGATTTCGAAAGAGCTAGGAGTGAAGGCAGGAATTATCGCAGAACCGCTTGCGTGCGTGTTGCATGGGTATGATTTGTTACATCTCCGTGCGGGGAGCAATATCCTTCTGCTCGGTGCGGGACCGATTGGTCTTCTCTGGACGCAACTGCTGAACCATTCACCAGTTAAACAGATTGTGCAAGTGGAACTGATTGAATCCAGAGGTCAATTCGCGAAAAAATATGGAGCGGATATAGTTTTCAATCCTTCCGATAAAAAGATTTGGCACGAGATCAAACAAGAGTTTCCGCAAGGATTCGAGTATGTAGTTGATGTAACCGGGAATCCAGAAGCGGTTGCTGAAGGATTAAAGCTGGTTAAACGCTGCGGAACATTGATGATATTCGGCGTTTGTCCTGAAGAAGCGCGGGTAACCTTTTCGCCGTATGAAATGTTTGCGAATGAAATAACGATTCTCGGTGCGAAAATGCCACCCTATACTATGAGTCGAGCCATCGCTTTACTTGAGTCCGGAAAAATTGATTATAACGGTATCGTATCTCATATCATGCCGCTGAATGAATTAGCGCATGCATTCGATATGTTCGTGAATCAGAAAGAGAAAATTCTGAAAATGGCAATCGACCCGTATCTATGA
- a CDS encoding HU family DNA-binding protein codes for MTKAELIDAVKATKCCSALSKKDIEGVIDCAFDAIAKGIKKDKRMAIPDFGVFTVRSRKARMGRNPQTGAAIKIPASKTVGFKPAPALKKGL; via the coding sequence ATGACGAAGGCGGAACTCATCGATGCTGTGAAAGCAACGAAATGCTGTTCAGCATTGAGCAAGAAAGATATCGAAGGAGTAATCGATTGCGCGTTTGATGCAATTGCTAAAGGAATCAAAAAAGATAAACGCATGGCGATTCCGGATTTCGGTGTATTTACCGTTCGGTCACGGAAAGCAAGAATGGGGCGGAACCCGCAAACGGGCGCTGCAATTAAGATTCCGGCAAGTAAAACCGTTGGATTCAAACCAGCACCAGCACTGAAAAAAGGACTGTAA
- a CDS encoding sodium-translocating pyrophosphatase has translation MAHLEILTGIIALASLGYVVYLIRWIWQQDLGEDKMRSIADAIREGANAFLNRQYRTIGYLALVLTVLLYAAYAVSGNSMLGIQIASSFLFGAICSAVAGFIGMYISVRTNIRVAAVAKQGMGKSLVTALRGGAVSGITIVAMSLLGISILYFIYDTLLHFPIDKIPSLIVGYGFGASFVALFAQLGGGIYTKAADVGADLVGKVEVGIPEDDPRNPAVVADLVGDNVGDCAGRGADLFESTAAENIGAMILGAAVYAALKKANPDLPATAFIGWIMFPLVVRAIGLIATIIGVSFVKSKETDHPMSALNRGYFITSILAAIGFYFTTMWLLNNIWFFYCGLVGILMSIAFVFITQYYTEARYRPVREIAEASKTGHATNIIAGMAVAFECTAIPIITIAVSLWLSYMFGVWSGLENGGLFGTAVATMGMLATCGYILAMDTFGPIVDNAGGIVEMSGAPEEIRKNTDKLDATGNTTKALTKGYAVGSAALAAFLLFSAYLTDVSMLRIEKGMPALLSVDIAKIEVFIGAMFGAMLVFLFSAYAIKAVGKTAQYIITEVRRQFQADSGIMAGTSKPDYAKCVDITTKGALKNMILPGLIAVAGPVLIGIILRAEAVASMLMIGTIVGVIMGLVLNNGGGAWDNAKKYIEAGHLGGKGSDAHKAAVTGDTVGDPFKDTAGPSLHVLVKLLSTLTLALAALFV, from the coding sequence ATGGCACATCTAGAGATTTTAACCGGAATCATCGCATTAGCTTCATTAGGGTATGTGGTGTATTTAATTCGCTGGATATGGCAGCAGGATTTAGGTGAAGATAAAATGCGGTCAATCGCCGACGCGATTCGAGAAGGAGCAAACGCATTCTTGAATCGGCAATATCGTACGATTGGATATCTCGCGTTAGTGCTCACTGTTCTATTATACGCTGCCTATGCGGTAAGCGGAAATTCAATGTTAGGAATCCAAATTGCTTCATCATTCCTTTTCGGTGCAATATGTTCAGCGGTTGCGGGATTTATCGGTATGTATATTTCGGTGAGAACGAATATCCGCGTTGCTGCCGTCGCGAAACAGGGTATGGGCAAATCGTTGGTAACCGCATTACGCGGCGGTGCGGTCTCTGGAATAACCATCGTAGCAATGAGTTTACTCGGGATTTCAATCCTCTATTTTATTTATGATACGCTACTCCATTTTCCAATAGATAAAATCCCTAGTCTGATTGTTGGGTACGGTTTCGGTGCGAGTTTTGTTGCGTTATTTGCGCAGCTCGGCGGCGGGATTTATACGAAAGCGGCTGATGTCGGTGCGGATTTGGTTGGAAAAGTTGAAGTGGGGATACCCGAAGATGACCCGCGCAATCCAGCCGTGGTCGCTGATTTGGTTGGAGATAATGTTGGCGATTGCGCTGGTCGTGGAGCGGATTTATTCGAATCGACTGCGGCGGAAAATATCGGCGCAATGATACTCGGTGCCGCTGTGTATGCAGCGTTGAAAAAAGCTAATCCGGATTTGCCAGCAACAGCGTTTATCGGTTGGATTATGTTCCCGTTAGTTGTCCGTGCAATTGGGTTAATTGCAACTATCATCGGCGTATCGTTCGTTAAATCGAAAGAAACCGACCATCCGATGAGCGCATTAAACCGTGGATATTTTATTACCAGCATCCTAGCAGCAATCGGATTCTACTTTACGACAATGTGGCTCCTTAACAACATTTGGTTCTTCTATTGTGGACTGGTTGGTATTTTGATGAGCATCGCGTTTGTGTTTATCACTCAATACTATACTGAAGCAAGGTATCGGCCGGTACGCGAAATTGCTGAAGCATCAAAAACCGGACATGCGACTAATATCATCGCTGGTATGGCGGTAGCATTTGAATGCACGGCAATTCCGATTATTACCATTGCGGTTTCGCTCTGGTTATCGTATATGTTTGGCGTGTGGAGTGGATTAGAAAACGGCGGACTGTTCGGAACCGCAGTAGCAACGATGGGCATGCTCGCAACCTGCGGATATATTTTAGCGATGGATACATTCGGTCCGATAGTAGATAACGCTGGTGGTATCGTAGAAATGTCCGGTGCTCCAGAAGAGATTCGCAAGAATACCGATAAACTCGATGCAACAGGCAATACCACAAAAGCGTTAACGAAAGGATACGCAGTTGGTAGCGCAGCGTTAGCAGCATTTCTGCTTTTCTCAGCGTATTTAACGGATGTAAGTATGTTACGGATTGAAAAAGGAATGCCTGCGCTCCTCTCGGTTGACATTGCGAAAATTGAAGTATTCATCGGTGCGATGTTCGGTGCGATGTTGGTTTTCCTATTTTCTGCGTATGCGATTAAAGCGGTCGGTAAAACAGCACAGTATATTATCACTGAAGTTCGACGTCAATTCCAAGCTGATAGTGGAATTATGGCGGGTACTTCTAAACCCGATTATGCGAAATGTGTTGATATCACCACGAAAGGCGCATTGAAAAATATGATTCTACCCGGACTGATTGCGGTAGCGGGTCCGGTCTTAATCGGGATAATATTACGAGCAGAAGCAGTCGCTTCTATGTTAATGATAGGAACTATAGTGGGCGTGATTATGGGGTTAGTTCTCAACAACGGTGGTGGTGCATGGGATAACGCAAAAAAATATATTGAAGCGGGGCATCTCGGTGGAAAAGGTAGTGATGCGCATAAAGCGGCGGTGACCGGCGATACGGTCGGCGACCCGTTTAAGGATACTGCAGGTCCATCGTTGCATGTTCTCGTGAAATTATTAAGCACACTGACGTTAGCGTTAGCGGCGTTATTTGTATAA
- a CDS encoding DUF1343 domain-containing protein produces the protein MRHRFRLIMVVVFLMFAISFGFTAQYPAKSKVKLGIDVLLEKQFAPLRGKRVGLLTNPSGVNRQLIPTLDLFAKQTTFQLVALFAPEHGIRGDLFAGEEVKTYTDERTGLTVYSLYGKNKQPTEEMLKDIDVLVFDIQDIGSRTYTYISSMTESMKAAAKYNKEFMVLDRPNPCGGLLFEGPVLERERISMVGIAPIPVTHGMTAGEFAKYVNTEEKINCKLTVIPMEGWTRDMLWEDTGLEWVQTSPHIPHAMHAILYTATGMLGGVGIDINEGVGYTLPFETIAAEWIKSPEELAEAFNAINLPGVYFRPITYRPYYFKFKDKILNGVQLHVYDWHAFRPLETAIQMLATINLMYPDKIQPRKSFETYWGNKLREQLQQRMTAEQIIATWQPGLQEFAKKRAKYLMY, from the coding sequence ATGCGCCATCGATTTAGATTGATTATGGTTGTCGTTTTTCTTATGTTCGCAATATCATTCGGATTTACTGCCCAATATCCCGCAAAATCTAAGGTTAAGCTCGGAATAGATGTTTTACTCGAAAAACAGTTTGCACCGCTGCGTGGTAAACGCGTTGGGTTACTCACTAACCCAAGCGGAGTTAATCGTCAGCTGATTCCGACACTCGATTTATTCGCTAAACAAACGACATTTCAACTGGTAGCGTTGTTTGCTCCGGAACATGGTATTCGTGGCGACCTCTTCGCCGGAGAAGAAGTGAAAACCTATACCGATGAGCGCACCGGACTAACGGTATATAGTTTGTATGGGAAAAATAAACAACCGACAGAAGAGATGCTTAAAGATATTGACGTGCTGGTTTTCGATATCCAAGATATCGGTTCGCGAACGTATACCTATATTTCTTCTATGACCGAATCGATGAAAGCTGCAGCGAAATATAATAAAGAGTTTATGGTACTCGACCGACCGAACCCTTGTGGAGGACTACTCTTTGAAGGACCGGTTCTTGAACGGGAACGAATTAGTATGGTTGGCATTGCACCGATTCCGGTTACCCATGGAATGACCGCCGGTGAATTTGCGAAATATGTTAATACTGAAGAGAAGATTAATTGCAAACTAACGGTTATCCCAATGGAAGGGTGGACTCGCGATATGCTCTGGGAGGATACCGGCCTAGAATGGGTACAGACTTCACCGCATATTCCGCATGCTATGCATGCTATTCTATATACTGCAACCGGCATGCTTGGTGGTGTAGGAATTGATATTAATGAAGGAGTCGGGTATACTCTACCATTTGAAACTATAGCCGCAGAATGGATTAAGAGTCCTGAAGAACTGGCAGAAGCGTTTAATGCGATAAATCTTCCTGGGGTATACTTCCGCCCGATAACCTATCGCCCGTATTATTTCAAATTCAAGGATAAGATTCTTAACGGAGTGCAATTACATGTTTACGATTGGCACGCTTTCCGACCATTAGAGACCGCAATTCAGATGCTTGCAACGATTAATCTTATGTATCCGGACAAAATCCAACCGAGAAAAAGTTTCGAAACCTACTGGGGTAATAAGCTTCGAGAACAACTACAACAAAGAATGACTGCGGAACAAATCATCGCGACTTGGCAACCTGGCCTTCAGGAGTTTGCAAAAAAACGCGCAAAGTATCTTATGTATTAA